One genomic region from Fusobacterium sp. IOR10 encodes:
- a CDS encoding SIR2 family protein — MSFFEKLDLEKKLNIFTGNFFQQSSDLPSRANLSSILTNQFKFKNLGEIKDSCSLFEVSQCFVDDVISTRDCLLKKLQGIYEYKKGNQIFLESLVNSNVVASIINTNYDCSFEENKNVFKVTPFSYLDSPNGKIRLYKVFGDLFNLESCVITKQDFRKLKLLPFYKIFWDSIRYELKIRNSIFLGVDLEDSDFFEFIEFLLKDCLDEIKPMYFITSKSILNPKIIEFFNKYKIKLLVSNEYEFFKGLHFFLEDSSEINMERLFPLGDKNVILEKKSL, encoded by the coding sequence ATGAGCTTTTTTGAAAAACTTGATTTAGAGAAAAAACTTAATATATTTACTGGAAATTTTTTTCAACAATCCAGTGACTTACCAAGCAGAGCAAATCTTTCATCAATTCTTACAAATCAATTTAAATTCAAGAATTTAGGTGAAATAAAAGATAGTTGTTCTCTTTTTGAAGTTAGTCAATGCTTTGTTGACGATGTAATTAGTACTCGAGATTGTCTACTAAAAAAATTACAGGGAATATATGAATATAAAAAAGGAAATCAAATATTTTTAGAATCTTTAGTTAATTCAAATGTTGTTGCTTCCATAATAAATACAAATTATGATTGTTCATTTGAAGAAAATAAAAATGTGTTTAAAGTTACTCCCTTTAGTTATTTAGATTCTCCAAATGGTAAAATAAGATTATATAAGGTATTTGGAGATTTATTCAATTTAGAATCTTGTGTTATAACAAAACAAGATTTTAGAAAGTTAAAATTACTTCCATTTTACAAAATATTTTGGGATAGTATTAGATATGAATTAAAGATTAGAAATTCTATTTTTTTAGGAGTAGATTTAGAAGATTCTGATTTTTTTGAATTTATAGAATTCTTATTAAAGGACTGTCTAGATGAAATTAAACCAATGTATTTTATCACTTCTAAGTCCATATTAAATCCTAAAATTATAGAATTTTTTAATAAATATAAAATAAAGTTACTTGTTTCAAATGAATATGAATTTTTTAAAGGGTTACATTTTTTTTTAGAAGACAGTAGTGAGATAAACATGGAAAGATTATTTCCATTGGGAGACAAAAATGTGATTTTAGAAAAAAAATCCCTGTAG
- a CDS encoding NADH-dependent [FeFe] hydrogenase, group A6, whose protein sequence is MRMIRLKIDDKVVIAPEDTTILNAALSAGIEIPHLCYMEMKEIGYKNDCASCRICVVEVKGMNRLLPSCKTPISEGMEVVTNSLKVMQKRRIVLELMLSNHPKDCLICGKNGNCELQKLAIEFGLREMRFKGKEAKHDKQVSVAITRDITKCIMCRRCETMCEEIQNCGILTGIDRGFNVIVNTAFNRNLIDTNCTFCGQCVAVCPVGALYETDYTFNLIQDLINPNKKVIVQVAPAVRVALGELFGLPVGTDVTKKMVGALKKLGFHAVFDTNFAADVTILEEASELKYRLEEFLKGNKNIKLPLYTSCCPSWIRFAELNYPELLDNLSTTRSPQQIFGSIAKNIWAPKNNIKRENLICVSIMPCTSKKYECTRSEFSKNGNPDVDYSLTTRELGRLLKQYNIDLPSLHDKDFDNPLGESTGAAEIFGRSGGVMEAATRTLYEWVTKEKLKTLDFIPLRGFEEVRTTSVKVKGIDLKLAVVHGLGAASKLIEKIKNGEESFHAIEVMACKGGCIGGGGQPYHHGDFSIIEKRGEAVQNLDNHSKTRESHKNKSVINLYKESLGNPYGEKSHKLLHTTYVNRKNK, encoded by the coding sequence ATGAGAATGATCAGATTAAAAATAGACGATAAAGTTGTTATAGCTCCTGAAGATACTACTATATTAAATGCTGCTTTAAGTGCTGGAATAGAAATCCCTCATTTATGCTATATGGAAATGAAAGAAATTGGATATAAAAATGACTGCGCTTCTTGTAGAATTTGTGTAGTTGAAGTTAAAGGAATGAATAGACTTTTACCCTCTTGTAAAACTCCTATTTCAGAAGGAATGGAAGTTGTAACTAATTCTCTTAAAGTAATGCAAAAAAGAAGAATAGTTCTTGAACTAATGCTTTCAAATCATCCTAAAGATTGTTTAATATGCGGAAAAAATGGAAATTGTGAATTACAAAAACTAGCTATTGAATTTGGTCTTAGAGAAATGAGATTTAAAGGAAAGGAAGCAAAACATGACAAACAAGTTTCAGTTGCAATTACAAGGGATATAACAAAATGTATAATGTGTAGAAGATGTGAAACTATGTGTGAAGAAATTCAAAATTGTGGTATCTTAACAGGAATTGACAGGGGATTTAATGTAATTGTAAATACTGCTTTTAATAGAAATTTAATTGATACTAATTGTACTTTCTGTGGACAATGTGTTGCTGTGTGTCCTGTTGGAGCTTTATACGAAACTGACTACACCTTTAACTTAATTCAAGATTTGATAAATCCAAATAAAAAAGTTATTGTTCAAGTTGCCCCTGCTGTAAGAGTTGCCCTAGGGGAATTATTTGGGCTTCCTGTTGGAACAGATGTAACAAAAAAAATGGTTGGAGCTTTGAAAAAATTAGGATTTCATGCTGTTTTTGATACAAACTTTGCTGCAGATGTTACTATATTAGAGGAAGCAAGTGAGCTAAAATATAGACTAGAAGAATTTTTAAAAGGAAATAAAAATATAAAACTTCCATTATATACTTCATGCTGTCCTTCTTGGATTAGATTTGCAGAATTAAACTATCCTGAACTTTTGGATAATTTATCCACAACTAGATCTCCTCAACAAATTTTTGGTTCCATTGCTAAAAATATATGGGCACCTAAAAACAATATAAAAAGAGAAAATCTAATATGCGTCTCAATTATGCCTTGTACTTCTAAAAAATATGAATGTACAAGAAGTGAGTTTTCTAAAAATGGGAACCCTGATGTGGACTATTCTCTAACAACAAGAGAATTAGGAAGATTATTAAAGCAATACAATATAGATCTCCCTTCTCTACATGATAAAGATTTTGATAATCCCCTTGGAGAATCAACTGGAGCTGCTGAAATATTTGGTAGATCTGGGGGAGTTATGGAAGCTGCAACTAGAACTTTATATGAATGGGTAACTAAAGAAAAACTAAAAACTTTAGATTTCATTCCCCTTAGAGGATTTGAAGAAGTTAGAACAACTAGTGTAAAGGTTAAAGGAATAGATTTAAAACTTGCTGTTGTTCATGGTCTTGGAGCTGCTAGTAAACTTATTGAAAAAATTAAAAATGGAGAGGAAAGTTTTCATGCTATTGAGGTTATGGCATGTAAAGGAGGATGTATTGGTGGAGGGGGACAACCTTATCATCATGGAGATTTTAGTATTATTGAAAAAAGAGGAGAAGCTGTACAAAATTTAGATAATCATAGTAAAACAAGAGAATCTCATAAGAATAAATCTGTTATTAATCTTTATAAGGAGTCTCTTGGAAATCCCTATGGTGAAAAATCTCATAAATTACTCCACACTACTTATGTTAATAGAAAAAACAAATAA
- the cls gene encoding cardiolipin synthase, with translation MFLEIGSYIYIINIIFAAIVLFFERKRPVYTLLWILILLLTSYVGFIAYLFFGLKLYKKRKVNKFYKRTFFKEIYTNNNYKIRLVEKRKELVNYIIKTVGNKVTYCNTVLFYKDGDKFFKNMISNIKCAKESINMEYYIFNDDEFGKIIYDELEKKAKEGVNVKIIIDGIGTQKLKRNRKKSLENSGVILKIFFPSHFPIFRFGTLRANYRNHRKLCIIDSLTLYTGGFNIGKEYVGHSKFGYWRDTGCRIEGETAIDADRDFYISWNFLQKEPLDFKEIDKSLRKKANEMVDNIKDYDINAIQIISSGPNYQTRTIRDAFISMITNAKRSIYIETPYFVPDDLILDCLKIALASGIEVKIIIPSFGDHLFVYWANQASVIELIENGAEVYKYQNGFFHSKLVIIDNEIAAIGSANFDYRSFYQNFEINFNIYDIELIGYLRQLFYEDIHDSIILNCEDLENRKTSEKVKEAIIKLISPII, from the coding sequence ATGTTTTTAGAAATAGGAAGCTATATATATATTATAAATATAATATTTGCAGCAATCGTTTTATTTTTTGAAAGAAAACGTCCTGTCTATACATTACTTTGGATACTTATTTTGCTTTTGACTTCCTATGTGGGATTTATTGCTTATTTGTTTTTTGGACTAAAACTATATAAAAAAAGAAAAGTTAACAAGTTTTATAAAAGAACTTTTTTCAAGGAAATTTATACTAATAATAACTACAAAATTAGATTAGTTGAAAAAAGAAAGGAACTTGTTAATTATATTATAAAAACTGTAGGTAATAAGGTAACATATTGTAATACTGTATTATTTTACAAAGATGGAGATAAATTTTTTAAAAATATGATATCAAATATTAAATGTGCTAAAGAAAGTATTAATATGGAATATTATATCTTTAATGATGATGAATTTGGAAAAATTATATATGATGAATTAGAAAAAAAAGCTAAAGAGGGGGTTAATGTTAAAATAATCATTGATGGAATTGGTACCCAAAAATTAAAAAGAAATCGTAAAAAATCTTTGGAAAATAGTGGGGTTATTTTAAAAATATTCTTTCCATCTCATTTCCCAATATTTAGATTTGGAACTTTAAGAGCAAATTATCGTAACCATAGAAAACTATGTATTATTGATAGTTTAACACTTTATACAGGTGGTTTTAATATTGGAAAAGAATATGTTGGACATAGCAAATTTGGATATTGGAGAGATACAGGGTGTAGAATAGAAGGTGAAACTGCAATTGATGCTGATAGAGATTTTTATATCTCTTGGAACTTTTTACAAAAAGAACCTTTAGATTTTAAAGAAATTGATAAATCTTTAAGAAAAAAAGCTAATGAAATGGTTGATAATATTAAAGACTATGACATTAATGCTATTCAAATAATCAGCAGCGGGCCAAACTATCAAACTAGAACAATAAGAGATGCATTTATATCTATGATTACAAATGCAAAAAGAAGTATCTATATTGAAACACCTTATTTTGTACCAGATGATTTAATACTAGATTGTTTGAAAATTGCCCTTGCTTCTGGAATAGAAGTGAAAATTATTATTCCTTCCTTTGGAGATCATTTGTTTGTTTATTGGGCTAATCAAGCTTCAGTTATTGAACTTATTGAAAATGGAGCAGAGGTTTATAAATATCAAAATGGATTTTTTCATAGCAAACTTGTTATTATAGATAATGAAATAGCTGCCATTGGTAGTGCTAATTTTGACTATAGAAGTTTTTATCAAAATTTTGAAATAAATTTCAATATTTATGATATTGAACTAATTGGATATTTAAGACAGTTATTTTATGAAGATATCCATGACTCAATTATTTTAAACTGTGAGGATTTAGAAAATAGAAAAACTTCAGAAAAAGTTAAGGAAGCTATTATAAAGCTAATATCTCCCATAATATAA
- the recO gene encoding DNA repair protein RecO translates to MTELLKLEGVVINKFDIKESDRFLKIFTPNMGKVDVLIKGIKKSKNRDKIAADVLSYCKIIAYKRNENFVGSSIELIEDYEFIRKDLDKVGVVLYIFSILNNILNDWEQSSELFQFLCKSLKYINKESEKYKYMTLLLCFMDKVISLEGVSYILENGKNFSIEHSYVGKIEYPNSFLLSEEEYEIILAIRNRKIKNLLNNKIDIKYLFNILKIYEKYLNHHLEINLNVKNYILEEITW, encoded by the coding sequence ATGACAGAACTACTTAAATTAGAAGGTGTTGTTATTAATAAATTTGACATTAAAGAGTCAGACAGATTTCTTAAAATATTTACCCCTAATATGGGGAAGGTTGATGTTTTAATTAAAGGTATTAAAAAAAGTAAAAATAGAGATAAAATTGCTGCAGATGTTCTCTCCTATTGTAAAATAATAGCCTATAAAAGGAATGAAAATTTTGTAGGTAGTTCAATTGAACTAATAGAAGATTACGAATTTATAAGAAAGGATCTTGATAAAGTTGGAGTTGTTTTATACATATTTTCAATTTTAAATAATATATTAAATGACTGGGAGCAAAGTAGTGAATTATTTCAATTTCTTTGCAAAAGTTTGAAATATATAAACAAGGAATCTGAAAAGTATAAATATATGACTTTACTCCTTTGTTTTATGGACAAGGTCATAAGTTTAGAAGGTGTATCTTATATACTAGAAAATGGTAAGAATTTTTCAATTGAACATTCTTATGTTGGAAAAATAGAATATCCAAATAGTTTTCTATTATCTGAGGAAGAATATGAAATTATTTTAGCAATAAGAAATCGTAAAATAAAAAATTTGTTAAATAATAAAATTGATATTAAATATTTGTTTAATATTTTAAAAATTTATGAAAAATATTTAAATCATCATTTAGAAATAAATTTAAATGTAAAAAATTATATTTTGGAGGAAATAACATGGTAG
- a CDS encoding PHP domain-containing protein: MKLKNLNKFFAEFYTERGKEVTLLDLHMHTTYSDGFITGKVLMDFLKDKNYLISVTDHNAIGGNILLRKLGIRVVPGIELGCIDGFELLVYFKSEDDLIYFYKFYVEPNKNRFRMAKTDKDVFYYLEVLKKFKCYISIPHIAGIAQKNFVRNKDYIYDVISKVNAIEIHNNALPASRNKIAKNLQTKFKKDLTFGSDAHFINEVDKFCNLINQIKYKFDLLESIDKIKLLMGLGKKHLFYMIHRALEK; the protein is encoded by the coding sequence ATGAAATTAAAAAATTTAAACAAATTTTTCGCTGAGTTTTATACAGAACGGGGAAAGGAAGTTACTCTACTAGACCTTCACATGCATACAACTTATTCTGATGGATTTATAACAGGTAAGGTACTTATGGATTTCTTAAAGGATAAAAATTATTTGATTTCTGTAACTGACCATAATGCCATTGGAGGAAACATTCTTCTTAGAAAATTAGGAATAAGAGTTGTTCCAGGAATTGAATTAGGATGTATTGATGGTTTTGAATTATTAGTTTATTTTAAAAGTGAAGATGATCTCATTTATTTTTATAAATTTTATGTGGAACCAAATAAGAATAGATTTAGAATGGCTAAAACAGATAAGGATGTTTTCTATTATTTAGAGGTACTAAAAAAATTTAAATGTTATATTTCCATTCCACATATAGCAGGTATTGCCCAAAAGAATTTTGTTAGAAATAAAGATTATATATATGATGTTATTTCTAAAGTTAATGCTATTGAAATTCATAATAATGCTCTTCCTGCTTCTAGAAATAAAATAGCCAAAAATCTTCAAACTAAATTTAAAAAAGATCTTACTTTTGGCAGTGATGCTCATTTTATAAATGAAGTTGATAAATTTTGCAATTTAATTAATCAAATAAAATACAAATTTGATCTCCTAGAATCCATTGATAAAATTAAACTTTTAATGGGTCTAGGAAAAAAACATCTGTTTTATATGATACATAGAGCTCTGGAAAAATAA
- the mreC gene encoding rod shape-determining protein MreC has protein sequence MRMRKKRRTIMGWIYFFIIFLFIIFFLRGVVLFSFKKINMLLLPVQSKIYTTSVGTRETFEILTKYKEIFKENLDLKKKLALVEYQDELLKKITDENERLRKILEIKKETKYKTVVGKVSFQSIQELYNTFSIKLGTEDGIKVDMPVLVDKTLVGKIVETSSKYSKVRMLTAKDSYVSCLGENKILGILSGNTGDTLYFKTTSSLESNLKVGEEIYTSGISDIYPKGLYVGKIENVISENNGLEKIYEIKNDLDIFNLNEVIVITGE, from the coding sequence ATGAGAATGAGAAAAAAAAGAAGAACCATTATGGGATGGATATATTTTTTTATAATTTTTTTATTTATAATTTTTTTTCTAAGGGGTGTCGTTCTCTTTAGTTTTAAAAAAATAAATATGCTTTTATTACCTGTTCAAAGCAAAATCTATACTACTAGCGTTGGAACAAGGGAAACATTTGAAATTTTAACTAAGTATAAGGAAATATTCAAAGAAAATTTAGACCTTAAAAAAAAGTTAGCTTTGGTAGAATATCAAGATGAACTACTAAAAAAGATAACTGATGAAAATGAAAGACTTAGAAAAATATTAGAAATAAAAAAAGAAACTAAATACAAAACTGTTGTTGGAAAAGTCAGTTTCCAAAGTATACAAGAATTGTATAACACATTTTCCATAAAACTTGGAACAGAAGATGGTATTAAAGTTGATATGCCAGTTTTAGTGGACAAAACTCTTGTGGGGAAAATAGTTGAAACTTCTTCAAAATATTCTAAAGTAAGAATGCTCACAGCTAAAGATTCATATGTAAGTTGTTTAGGAGAAAATAAAATTCTTGGAATTCTTAGTGGAAATACAGGGGATACACTTTATTTTAAAACAACATCCTCTTTAGAGTCCAATTTAAAAGTTGGAGAGGAAATATACACATCTGGAATAAGTGATATATATCCTAAAGGTCTCTATGTTGGAAAAATTGAAAATGTTATTTCAGAAAATAACGGACTTGAAAAAATTTATGAAATTAAAAATGATTTGGATATATTTAATTTAAATGAAGTTATTGTAATTACAGGAGAATAA
- a CDS encoding GTP pyrophosphokinase, with protein MEMLDRDEFFKKFSINQNYFNSTGLKWEVLEEIYDDYIKIIPYLEKTADDFIFKLIDKESVHSVRRRVKKPTHLIEKIIRKGKKYVSQGIDVSNYRDIVTDLIGVRILHLFKNDWIFIHNEIINTWRLAETPQINVRPGDFDMDVLKRDMEDLHCEIIIRPHGYRSVHYLIEVNIEDSKIDTFVEVQVRTVFEEAWSEIDHIIRYPYDKDNPILNDYLSIFNRIVGSADEMGTFIKELKPKVVPPHMNDNIEADNKYK; from the coding sequence GTGGAGATGTTAGATAGAGATGAGTTTTTTAAGAAATTTTCAATCAATCAAAATTATTTTAATTCCACTGGCTTAAAGTGGGAAGTGTTAGAAGAAATATATGATGATTATATTAAAATTATTCCCTATTTAGAAAAAACAGCAGATGACTTTATTTTTAAGTTAATTGATAAGGAAAGTGTTCACTCAGTTAGACGTAGAGTGAAAAAGCCAACTCACCTTATAGAAAAAATTATAAGAAAAGGGAAAAAATATGTTTCTCAAGGAATAGATGTTAGTAACTATAGGGATATAGTAACAGACCTTATAGGGGTTAGAATACTGCATTTATTTAAAAATGATTGGATATTTATTCACAATGAAATTATAAATACTTGGAGACTTGCAGAAACTCCCCAGATAAATGTTAGACCAGGGGATTTTGACATGGATGTCCTAAAAAGAGATATGGAAGACCTTCACTGTGAAATTATAATTAGACCTCATGGTTACAGGTCAGTACATTATTTAATAGAGGTAAATATTGAGGATTCAAAAATAGATACTTTTGTTGAGGTTCAAGTAAGGACTGTATTTGAAGAGGCTTGGAGTGAAATTGATCACATTATAAGATATCCCTATGATAAGGATAATCCTATTTTAAATGATTATTTAAGTATTTTTAATAGAATAGTAGGTAGTGCAGATGAAATGGGAACTTTTATAAAAGAATTAAAACCTAAAGTAGTTCCCCCTCATATGAATGACAATATAGAAGCTGACAACAAGTATAAATAA
- a CDS encoding NAD(P)H-dependent oxidoreductase subunit E has product MICKDNVGFKELDEYISSLEDKQGSLIIILHRAQKIFGYIPEEIQEFIGRKINMPVAKIYGVVSFYNFFSMKPKGKYQISVCTGTACYVRGADKVLEAIKKELNIQVGEVTKDGVFSLDCLRCVGACGLAPVIIVGEEVHGKVKPNEVKNILVSYLAKEKQ; this is encoded by the coding sequence ATGATTTGTAAGGATAATGTAGGGTTTAAAGAATTAGATGAATATATTTCTTCTTTGGAAGATAAACAAGGCTCTCTAATAATAATTCTTCATAGGGCTCAAAAAATTTTTGGATATATACCTGAAGAAATTCAAGAATTTATAGGAAGAAAAATTAACATGCCTGTTGCAAAAATATATGGAGTTGTAAGTTTTTATAACTTTTTTTCTATGAAACCTAAGGGAAAATATCAAATTTCTGTTTGCACAGGTACTGCTTGTTATGTTAGAGGAGCTGATAAAGTTTTAGAAGCAATAAAAAAAGAATTAAATATTCAAGTGGGAGAAGTTACAAAGGATGGAGTTTTTTCCCTTGATTGTCTAAGATGCGTTGGAGCTTGTGGTTTAGCCCCAGTTATCATAGTTGGGGAAGAAGTTCATGGAAAGGTGAAACCTAATGAAGTGAAAAATATTTTAGTTTCATATCTTGCTAAAGAAAAACAATAA
- the glsA gene encoding glutaminase A, with amino-acid sequence MQDLLKILIENNIHHTKNGKVASYIPELDKARKDALGVYVMTVDGAEYKAGDYEEKFTIQSISKIVSLMLAILDNGEEYVFSKVGMEPTGDPFNSIKKLETSIIKKPYNPLINAGAIVISSMIKGKDARDKFSRLLNFMRKIAEDETLDVNYKIYCGESDTGNRNRAMAYFMKGEGVIEGNVEDALDVYFKQCSIEVTAKTLSKIALFIANNGKLSNGEEVITPKIAIIVKTLMVTCGMYDSSGEFALRVGVPSKSGVGGGILSVVPGKMGIGVFGPSLDSKGNSIAGVALLEYLSKELNLTIF; translated from the coding sequence ATGCAAGATCTATTAAAAATTTTAATTGAAAACAACATTCATCATACAAAGAATGGAAAGGTAGCCTCTTATATTCCAGAATTGGATAAGGCTAGAAAGGACGCTTTAGGAGTTTATGTTATGACTGTTGATGGAGCAGAGTATAAGGCTGGAGACTATGAAGAGAAATTTACAATTCAAAGTATTTCAAAGATAGTTTCATTAATGTTAGCTATACTTGACAATGGAGAGGAATATGTATTTTCAAAGGTTGGGATGGAACCTACTGGAGATCCCTTTAATTCAATTAAGAAATTGGAAACTTCAATAATTAAAAAGCCATACAATCCTTTAATAAATGCAGGGGCTATAGTTATTAGTTCTATGATAAAGGGAAAAGATGCAAGGGATAAGTTTTCAAGATTACTTAATTTTATGAGAAAAATAGCTGAAGATGAAACATTGGATGTTAATTATAAAATTTATTGTGGAGAATCTGATACTGGAAATAGAAATAGAGCAATGGCTTATTTTATGAAAGGTGAAGGGGTTATTGAAGGGAATGTGGAAGATGCTTTAGATGTTTATTTTAAGCAATGTTCTATAGAGGTAACTGCTAAAACTTTAAGTAAAATAGCATTATTTATTGCTAACAATGGAAAGCTTAGTAATGGAGAAGAAGTTATAACTCCGAAAATAGCTATAATAGTGAAAACTCTTATGGTTACTTGTGGAATGTATGATAGTTCTGGAGAATTTGCTCTGAGAGTTGGAGTGCCTTCAAAGAGTGGTGTAGGAGGAGGAATACTTTCAGTTGTTCCAGGAAAAATGGGTATAGGGGTATTTGGGCCATCCCTTGACTCTAAAGGAAATTCAATAGCAGGGGTTGCATTACTTGAATATTTATCTAAGGAATTAAATTTAACAATATTCTAA
- a CDS encoding NADH-quinone oxidoreductase subunit NuoF → MEKKKILVCGGTGCLSSKSNLIKENLEKYISQNKLSDDVEVVLTGCFGFCEKGPIVKIIPENTFYVEVKPTDAEDIIKLDIMKGMKIARILYKDPKTNEVIYNSKNMEFYKKQERRVLKNCGIIDPENIKDFISNDGYMGIKKVITSMGANDVVNEITKSGLRGRGGGGFPTGIKWKVAFSNDCEEKYVVCNADEGDPGAFMDRAILEGDPHSVIEGMLIAGYAIGAEKGMVYIRAEYPLAIQRLTKAIKSAEKFGYLGNNILGSNFNFHIELKFGAGAFVCGEETALIQSMEGKRGEPTSKPPYPAERGYKNKPTIVNNVETLVNIPRIILHGSDWFREVGTNNSPGTKVFALAGKINNVGLVEVPMGTTLREIIFEIGGGIKDGKKFKAVQTGGPSGGCLTEKDLDTLIDFDTLKEKGSIMGSGGMIVMDEDDCMVGVAKFFLEFTLDESCGKCTPCRIGNTRLYELLDGITKGRGTLQDLEHLKELSEAIKDTSLCGLGQSSPNPVLSTLKQFPDEYLEHVLEKKCRAGVCEDIVTYVINNNCVGCTACSRVCPTNAIKGEIREKHRIDNEICIKCGACYEICKFKAIDKI, encoded by the coding sequence ATGGAAAAGAAAAAAATATTAGTCTGTGGGGGAACAGGTTGTCTATCATCTAAGAGTAATCTAATTAAAGAAAACCTTGAAAAATATATTTCTCAAAATAAATTAAGTGATGATGTTGAGGTTGTTCTTACAGGATGTTTTGGTTTTTGTGAAAAAGGTCCAATTGTAAAGATAATACCTGAAAACACTTTTTATGTGGAGGTTAAACCAACTGATGCAGAGGATATAATTAAGTTAGATATAATGAAGGGAATGAAAATAGCTAGAATTTTATATAAGGATCCTAAAACTAATGAAGTTATTTATAATTCAAAAAATATGGAATTTTATAAAAAACAAGAAAGAAGGGTCTTAAAAAATTGTGGAATAATAGATCCTGAAAATATAAAAGACTTTATTTCAAATGATGGTTATATGGGAATAAAAAAAGTTATAACATCAATGGGAGCTAATGATGTTGTTAATGAAATCACTAAATCTGGGCTTAGAGGAAGAGGGGGAGGAGGATTTCCAACTGGAATAAAATGGAAGGTTGCATTTTCAAATGACTGTGAAGAAAAATATGTTGTTTGTAATGCTGATGAAGGGGATCCTGGAGCATTTATGGACAGGGCAATTCTCGAAGGAGATCCCCATTCAGTAATAGAAGGTATGCTTATTGCAGGATACGCCATTGGTGCTGAAAAGGGTATGGTTTACATTCGAGCTGAATATCCACTAGCTATCCAAAGATTGACCAAAGCTATTAAAAGTGCTGAAAAATTTGGATATTTAGGTAACAACATATTAGGAAGTAATTTCAACTTTCATATAGAATTAAAATTTGGTGCTGGTGCCTTTGTTTGTGGAGAAGAAACAGCATTAATTCAATCTATGGAAGGAAAAAGAGGGGAACCAACTTCTAAACCCCCTTATCCTGCTGAAAGGGGATATAAAAATAAACCTACTATAGTTAATAATGTAGAAACCCTTGTAAATATTCCTAGAATTATTTTGCATGGTAGTGATTGGTTTAGAGAGGTTGGAACAAATAATTCTCCTGGAACTAAGGTATTTGCCCTTGCAGGAAAAATAAATAATGTTGGTCTTGTGGAGGTTCCCATGGGAACAACATTGAGAGAAATTATTTTTGAAATTGGTGGAGGCATAAAAGATGGAAAAAAATTCAAAGCTGTTCAAACAGGTGGTCCTTCTGGAGGATGTTTAACAGAAAAGGATTTAGATACATTAATAGATTTTGATACTCTAAAGGAAAAAGGTTCTATTATGGGATCTGGTGGAATGATAGTTATGGATGAAGACGACTGTATGGTTGGAGTAGCTAAATTCTTCCTAGAATTTACTTTAGATGAATCTTGCGGAAAATGTACCCCTTGTAGAATAGGAAATACTAGGTTATATGAATTATTAGATGGAATCACAAAGGGAAGAGGAACATTACAAGATTTGGAACATTTAAAAGAACTATCTGAAGCAATTAAAGATACTTCTTTATGTGGATTAGGACAATCCTCACCAAATCCAGTATTATCAACTTTAAAACAATTTCCAGATGAATATTTAGAGCACGTTCTTGAAAAAAAATGTCGTGCTGGTGTATGTGAAGATATAGTGACCTATGTTATTAATAATAATTGTGTAGGGTGCACTGCTTGCTCTAGAGTTTGTCCCACTAATGCAATTAAAGGGGAAATTAGAGAAAAACATAGAATTGACAATGAAATTTGTATTAAATGTGGCGCTTGTTATGAAATTTGTAAATTTAAAGCAATTGACAAAATATAA